Proteins co-encoded in one Gossypium arboreum isolate Shixiya-1 chromosome 11, ASM2569848v2, whole genome shotgun sequence genomic window:
- the LOC108471715 gene encoding nucleoside hydrolase 3-like, which translates to MLDFVWNNGVQRFLSKSQRVILAVAMIGSLGALIFLVDPNGVRQPHRILVDTDVDTDDVFALFYLLKQDTTRFDLQAITVNANGWSEAGHAINHLYDILFMMGRDDIPVGVGGEGGILPNGTILPNVGGYQPIIDQGMSTAGECRYRQAIPVAHRGRLDVNSNYGIRKAFLPQGGRRYTPLKQPTAQQVMIDTISSGPTTVFLMGAHTNFAIFLMTNPHLKKNVKHIYAMGGSVRSNCLKKDGSGNSIECADIGNLYPQDSNPYAEFNIFSDPFAAYKVLHSGIPFTLIPLDATNTIPVSKSFFMEFERRQDTYEAKYCLQALKIIRYTWLGDIFYEQYCMWDSFLVGVALSTMRNSHNHNGENEFAEMQYMNITVVTSNKPYGALDGSNPLITGYSIPKFNVHKNGVHSGHVQMGMQDPFCLQKGKGKCQDGYTKEDTGEDAVRVLVAVKAKASHYKGSSLGREFYKSFLNVINSPERSGRFDIRSQYPNHKEVLYKPDFEKKMRGNPIVFDMDMSAGDFLALLYLLKLPVELINLKGILISSTGWATPATIDVVYDILHMMGRDDIPVGLGDAFAVGQANPSFTAIGDCKYSKAIPHGSGGYLDSDTLYGLARDLPRSPRRYTAANFVKYGAPRDIENPELRQPSAQDVWESVVEYLDPGSKVTILTNGPLTNLAQILRLENASSVIQGIHIVGGHIGNVYDNSKGNLFTVPLNKYAEFNMFLDPLAAKEVFTSSVGIILVPLQMQRRVSSFSTILSRMNATTQTPELVFARCLLSRLWQLQQQHYRYHHMDIFLGEILGAVTLAGNPHLNQTFTSKPLKVLADGDVTVIGEITIDEEQGKQVKVLENINSQAYYDHFTRVLGDHRQSAVLASFHEQERLWTSQPESINIGHNQKL; encoded by the exons ATGTTAGACTTTGTATGGAACAATGGAGTTCAAAGGTTTCTCTCTAAAAGTCAAAg AGTGATATTGGCAGTAGCCATGATCGGAAGTCTGGGAGCTTTGATTTTCTTGGTGGATCCTAATGGTGTTCGTCAGCCTCATCGGATTCTGGTCGATACAGATGTTGATACCGACGACGTTTTtgctctcttttatcttttgaaGCAGGACACGACGCGATTCGACTTGCAG GCAATTACAGTGAATGCAAATGGATGGAGTGAAGCAGGGCATGCCATTAATCATTTATACGATATTCTATTCATGATGGGACGTGATGATATTCCTGTGGGAGTTGGAGGTGAAGGTGGTATTTTGCCCAATGGCACTATCCTTCCTAATGTTGGTGGATATCAACCCATTATTGACCAG GGAATGTCAACAGCTGGGGAATGTAGATATAGACAAGCAATCCCTGTGGCACATAGAGGGCGTCTTGATGTCAATTCTAACTATGGCATTAGAAAAGCTTTCCTTCCACAG GGTGGCAGGAGGTACACTCCACTTAAGCAACCCACAGCACAACAAGTGATGATAGATACAATATCTTCAGGTCCTACAACTGTGTTTCTCATGGGAGCACATACtaactttgccatctttcttatGACCAATCCTCACTTGAAGAAAAATGTTAAGCACATTTATGCAATGGGCGGTTCGGTTAGATCGAACTGTCTGAAGAAAGATGGTTCTGGTAATTCAATCGAATGTGCTGATATTGGTAATCTGTATCCACAAGATAGCAATCCATATGCTGAGTTCAATATATTTTCAGATCCTTTTGCTGCCTACAAG GTTTTGCATTCTGGTATCCCATTTACACTTATTCCTCTAGATGCAACAAATACCATTCCTGTAAGTAAGAGTTTCTTCATGGAGTTTGAAAGGAGACAGGATACGTACGAGGCAAAATATTGCCTCCAAGCTTTGAAGATTATTCGCTATACCTGGTTGGGTGATATATTTTATGAG CAATATTGTATGTGGGACTCTTTTCTGGTTGGTGTAGCATTATCTACAATGCGTAACTCTCACAATCATAACGGAGAAAATGAGTTTGCAGAGATGCAATATATGAACATAACGGTCGTTACCTCAAATAAACCTTATGGAGCATTAGATGGCTCAAATCCACTGATTACAGGATATTCAATCCCAAAGTTTAATGTACACAAGAATGGGGTTCATAGTGGCCATGTTCAAATGGGAATGCAAGATCCCTTTTGCCTTCAGAAAGGAAAAGGGAAATGTCAG GATGGTTACACGAAAGAAGATACTGGAGAGGATGCCGTGCGTGTTCTTGTTGCAGTGAAAGCTAAAGCCAGTCATTATAAGGGAAGCTCACTTGGGAGAGAATTTTATAAAAGTTTTCTCAAT GTTATAAATAGCCCTGAGAGAAGTGGAAGGTTTGATATCAGAAGCCAATATCCAAACCACAAGGAGGTTCTTTATAAACCAGATTTCGAAAAGAAGATGAGGGGAAATCCAATTGTTTTCGACATGGATATGAGCGCCGGGGACTTTCTAGCTCTTTTATATCTCCTCAAGTTACCTGTGGAATTAATTAATCTCAAG GGAATACTTATCAGCTCAACAGGCTGGGCAACTCCTGCAACGATTGATGTTGTGTATGATATATTACATATGATGGGCCGTGATGACATTCCGGTAGGTCTTGGTGATGCATTCGCAGTTGGTCAAGCCAATCCATCTTTCACTGCTATTGGAGACTGCAAGTATTCCAAAGCGATCCCTCATGGTAGTGGTGGTTACTTGGACTCCGACACGCTATATGGACTAGCTCGTGATTTACCTCGAAGTCCAAGAAG ATATACGGCAGCAAATTTTGTCAAGTATGGAGCTCCTAGAGATATTGAGAATCCCGAACTCAGGCAGCCATCAGCTCAAGATGTTTGGGAATCTGTAGTGGAATATTTGGATCCAGGATCCAAGGTCACAATATTGACTAATGGACCTTTGACAAATTTAGCACAGATCCTTAGGTTGGAGAATGCAAGCTCGGTGATTCAG GGAATACATATTGTTGGAGGACACATAGGCAATGTCTATGACAATAGCAAAGGAAATCTTTTCACTGTTCCCTTGAATAAATATGCAGAATTTAACATGTTTCTTGATCCATTAGCTGCAAAGGAAGTTTTCACTTCATCTGTGGGCATCATACTTGTTCCACTGCAGATGCAAAGAAGAGTTAGTTCTTTCAGCACCATTCTTAGCAGGATGAATGCCACAACTCAGACTCCTGAACTTGTATTTGCCCGATGTTTACTTTCGAGACTTTGGCAATTACAACAGCAACATTATAGATATCATCACATG GATATATTTTTAGGAGAGATCCTTGGTGCAGTAACCTTGGCTGGAAATCCACATCTGAACCAGACATTTACGTCCAAGCCTCTTAAGGTCTTGGCAGATGGAGACGTTACAGTGATAGGAGAGATAACCATTGATGAAGAACAAGGGAAACAAGTGAAGGTTTTGGAAAATATTAATTCACAGGCATATTATGACCATTTCACTAGGGTCTTAGGTGATCACAGACAATCTGCTGTGCTTGCAAGCTTTCATGAGCAGGAAAGACTGTGGACTTCACAACCAGAAAGTATAAACATCGGTCATAATCAGAAGTTGTAA
- the LOC108472733 gene encoding uncharacterized protein LOC108472733, which yields MARKKPAKKKPTRNKSQDFQQQNPSQEIQDSAKDSTFTESSNEMNPQSPMEDPNEQLQSLQTLNSLLVKENFEKRQEVELLVQYYKGLEAELSKRKELEGVQSDKNMGLEWQNGVLSVYMETQMKEMGVEKEREIGELNSKVNGLISSLENERERLSLVSKERDLARNDFELQVNEGSLMKANLVDMEKNERGFLEEIGKLKVECDKLLGEKEELEKVKSSVVKDKDLLEKNIKDMVMEVEDLRIKIENLEKEKKEIEMEKIYQRAKIDELEKKMRNMDEVILNFNKEEGVLRSKVFLLEKNYAEAMDREAELAKEIDALVEEKRAIEQNLERVMEEKDLATKSLETTVAESEDKQRRIDKLLEERDAATRVLEMNKKELKDMREKIEDFLADKSEIEKVKFSGEINNSELHKEVSDLWDVVNRLLEACEAYENKKKDLISEVSCIRVSFDELTLEKDNALKVLDEEKQNGVNLRLKVSEMEKILEETAEELAQKKAELQNLIKEKEEMVNHCRSMAEDKVGLQKELLEAKRTLNDLRAKMESTSIKYQQLLTLLKNTASRLCQSKGETDRKKKEEAAIAERKHEEDIEPYSTELEAIKQAFENKETVAQDLKLKVEIMEKSVAEAQKKKSLWTLVSSATTLLAAVTFAYAARRF from the coding sequence ATGGCCAGAAAGAAGCCGGCCAAAAAGAAACCGACTCGTAATAAATCCCAAGACTTCCAACAACAAAACCCATCTCAAGAAATTCAAGACTCTGCCAAAGATTCGACCTTTACAGAATCTTCCAACGAAATGAACCCCCAATCTCCCATGGAAGATCCTAATGAGCAGCTTCAGAGTCTTCAGACTCTTAACTCATTACTTGTCAAGGAGAACTTTGAAAAGAGACAAGAGGTTGAGTTATTGGTTCAATATTATAAAGGCCTCGAGGCTGAATTGAGTAAGAGGAAGGAACTTGAGGGTGTGCAGAGTGACAAAAATATGGGGTTGGAATGGCAAAATGGGGTTCTTTCGGTTTATATGGAGACTCAAATGAAGGAAATGGGTGTTGAGAAGGAAAGGGAGATTGGGGAATTGAACAGTAAGGTGAATGGACTAATAAGCAGTCTTGAAAATGAAAGAGAAAGGTTGAGTTTGGTTTCTAAAGAGAGAGATTTGGCAAGGAATGATTTTGAGTTGCAGGTTAATGAGGGTAGTTTGATGAAAGCGAACCTAGTGGACATGGAGAAAAATGAGAGGGGATTTCTGGAAGAGATTGGGAAACTGAAAGTTGAATGTGATAAGTTGCTTGGGGAGAAGGAGGAATTGGAGAAGGTGAAGAGTTCAGTGGTGAAAGATAAAGACTTGTTGGAGAAGAACATTAAGGATATGGTCATGGAAGTTGAGGATTTAAGAATAAAGATTGAAAATCTTGAGAAGGAGAAGAAAGAGATAGAGATGGAGAAAATTTACCAAAGAGCGAAGATTGATGAGTTGGAAAAGAAAATGCGAAATATGGATGAGGTTATATTGAATTTCAATAAGGAAGAGGGGGTGTTGCGGTCCAAAGTTTTCTTGTTGGAAAAGAATTATGCTGAAGCAATGGATAGAGAGGCTGAACTGGCAAAAGAGATTGATGCATTGGTGGAAGAAAAGAGAGCAATAGAACAGAATCTTGAAAGGGTAATGGAGGAGAAGGATCTTGCCACAAAATCTTTGGAGACTACAGTGGCGGAGTCTGAGGATAAGCAGAGAAGAATTGACAAGTTACTGGAGGAAAGGGATGCAGCTACAAGAGTATTGGAAATGAATAAGAAGGAACTGAAGGATATGCGGGAGAAGATTGAAGACTTTCTTGCAGACAAAAGTGAGATTGAGAAGGTCAAATTTAGTGGTGAGATTAATAATTCTGAGCTACATAAAGAAGTGAGTGATCTGTGGGATGTTGTGAATAGGCTGCTAGAGGCATGTGAGGCTTATGAAAACAAGAAAAAAGATTTGATATCTGAAGTTAGCTGTATTAGAGTTTCATTTGATGAATTGACTCTTGAGAAGGACAATGCATTGAAAGTATTGGATGAGGAGAAGCAAAATGGTGTTAACTTGAGATTGAAAGTTTCAGAAATGGAGAAGATACTTGAGGAAACTGCGGAAGAACTGGCACAGAAGAAGGCTGAATTGCAGAACCTAATCAAGGAAAAGGAGGAGATGGTAAATCACTGCAGATCAATGGCTGAAGATAAAGTTGGGCTGCAGAAGGAACTTCTGGAGGCAAAGAGAACTCTCAATGATTTGAGGGCTAAAATGGAATCAACCAGCATTAAGTATCAGCAACTGTTGACTTTGTTGAAGAACACTGCTTCACGGTTATGTCAATCTAAAGGTGAAACTGATCGAAAGAAGAAGGAAGAAGCTGCTATTGCTGAAAGGAAACATGAAGAGGACATTGAACCATATTCAACAGAACTGGAGGCAATCAAACAAGCATTTGAAAACAAAGAGACGGTAGCTCAAGATTTGAAGCTGAAAGTTGAGATAATGGAGAAATCAGTTGCGGAAGCACAAAAGAAAAAGAGTTTATGGACTTTGGTCTCCTCTGCAACAACTCTTTTGGCTGCAGTAACCTTTGCATATGCTGCAAGACGATTTTGA
- the LOC108471197 gene encoding histidine-containing phosphotransfer protein 1-like: MDLVQLQRQFVDYRTSLYHEGFLDEQFTQLQELQDENNPDFVVEVVSLFFEDSERLLNELARALEQQSIDYKRIDAHVHQLKGSSSSIGAQRVQKVCIAFRNYCEEQNVEGCLKCLQQVRHEYSLVKTKLESLFQLEQQILTAGGSIPM; this comes from the exons ATGGATTTGGTTCAGTTGCAAAGGCAATTTGTTGACTACAGAACCTCACTCTATCATGAG GGTTTTCTGGATGAACAATTCACCCAACTTCAAGAACTTCAAGATGAAAACAACCCAGATTTTGTGGTTGAAGTGGTGTCTCTTTTCTTTGAAGATTCTGAAAGACTTCTCAATGAACTGGCTAGAGCTCT AGAGCAGCAGAGCATAGATTACAAAAGGATTGATGCTCATGTTCACCAGTTGAAAGGTAGTAGCTCCAG CATTGGTGCTCAGAGAGTTCAGAAAGTCTGCATAGCCTTCCGCAACTACTGCGAGGAGCAGAACGTCGAAGG GTGTCTTAAATGTCTGCAACAAGTGAGGCATGAGTATTCGCTTGTGAAAACCAAGCTTGAATCTTTGTTCCAG CTTGAACAGCAGATCTTGACTGCTGGAGGCTCAATTCCAATGTAA